From a region of the Sminthopsis crassicaudata isolate SCR6 chromosome 6, ASM4859323v1, whole genome shotgun sequence genome:
- the LOC141546261 gene encoding striated muscle preferentially expressed protein kinase-like encodes PTSAWYFVQHVPPFRSPKPDELTCSARLTVRPSLAPLFTRMLEDVEVLEGRGARFDCKISGLPPPTITWTHFGNPVEENENVRLRHEGGLHSLLIAHVGTEDEGLYEVSASNIHGQANCSAQLYVEEPRSSTSGPSHITGYSSKLEKMPSIPEEPEQGELERLSMPDFLRPLMDLEVGLAKEAVLECQVAGLPYPTISWFHNGQRIQSSDDRRMTQYRDVHRLVFPMVGPQHAGVYKSVIANKLGKAACYAHLYVTDLVPGPPDGPPQIVTVTGRMVMLKWNPPRSVDMAIDPNTLTYTVQHQVVGSGQWTALATGLREPSWAAMGLRKGAEHIFRVLSTTVKSSSKPSPASEPVKLLERGRVDNWMALSWKKPLVVLDKPDVVYVVEGQPVSVTVTFNHVEAQVIWRSCRGALLEARAGMYELSQPDDDQYCLRICHVNRRDVGPLSCTARNRHGTQACSVTLELAEAPRFESIMEDVEVGSGETARFAVVVEGKPLPDIMWYKEEALLEESSHVSFVYEESECSLVVLSTGPQDGGVYTCTARNLAGEVSCKAELAIQTAQTSMEIEGAGEDAELRGRRLSDFYDIHQEIGRGAFSYLRRVVERSSGLEFAAKFIPSQAKPKASARREAGLLSRLQHDCVIYFHEAFERRRGLVIVTELCTEELLERMARKPTVCESEIRTYVRQVLEGLAYLHQSHVLHLDIKPENLLVCDGAGGSEQVRICDFGNAQELTPDEPQYCQYGTPEFVGPEIVNQTPVSGVTDVWPVGVVAFLCLTGISPFVGENDRTTLMNIHNYNVAFEETTFLSLSREARGFLIKVLVQDRLRPTAEETLEHPWFKATEKGADISTDHLKLFLSRRRWQAWMCWGCW; translated from the exons CCAACCTCTGCTTGGTACTTTGTCCAGCATGTTCCTCCCTTCCGTTCCCCCAAACCAGATGAGCTGACCTGCAGTGCCCGGCTGACAGTCCGGCCCTCCCTGGCCCCATTGTTCACGAGGATGTTGGAGGATGTGGAAGTGTTGGAGGGCCGTGGAGCTCGGTTTGATTGCAAGATCAGTGGCTTGCCACCCCCCACCATCACCTGGACTCATTTTG GTAACCCCGTGGAGGAAAATGAGAATGTGAGACTGCGGCATGAGGGGGGCCTCCATTCCCTACTCATAGCCCACGTGGGCACTGAGGATGAAGGTCTGTACGAAGTCAGCGCCTCCAACATTCATGGCCAGGCCAACTGCTCTGCCCAGCTCTACGTAGAAGAACCTCGCTCATCCACCTCAGGGCCCAG TCACATCACTGGTTATAGCTCCAAGCTGGAGAAGATGCCTTCCATCCCTGAGGAACCTGAGCAGGGAGAACTGGAGCGGTTGTCCATGCCAGATTTCCTCAGGCCTCTAATGGACCTGGAAGTGGGGCTGGCCAAGGAGGCAGTGCTGGAGTGCCAGGTGGCTGGACTTCCCTACCCCACCATCAGCTGGTTCCACAATGGTCAGCGCATCCAGAGTTCGGACGATCGACGAATGACACAGT ACAGGGATGTACATCGACTGGTGTTCCCAATGGTGGGGCCACAGCATGCTGGGGTCTACAAGAGTGTCATCGCTAACAAGTTGGGCAAGGCTGCCTGTTACGCCCACCTCTATGTCACAG ATCTAGTTCCTGGTCCTCCCGATGGGCCCCCACAAATTGTGACTGTGACTGGGAGAATGGTTATGCTCAAATGGAACCCTCCTAGAAGTGTTGACATGGCTATTG ATCCCAACACTCTGACTTACACAGTCCAGCATCAAGTGGTAGGTTCAGGCCAGTGGACAGCTCTGGCCACTGGCCTAAGGGAGCCAAGCTGGGCTGCCATGGGACTGCGCAAAGGGGCGGAACACATCTTTCGAGTCCTCAGCACCACAGTCAAGAGCAGCAGCAAGCCTTCCCCAGCCTCCGAACCTGTGAAGCTGCTGGAACGGGGTAGGGTGGACAACTGGATG GCCCTGTCCTGGAAGAAGCCCCTTGTTGTGCTGGACAAGCCAGACGTGGTATATGTGGTAGAGGGGCAGCCGGTCAGTGTCACTGTTACCTTCAATCACGTGGAAGCCCAAGTTATCTGGAGGAG CTGTCGAGGGGCACTGCTGGAGGCACGTGCAGGCATGTATGAGTTGAGCCAGCCAGATGATGACCAGTACTGTTTGCGCATCTGCCATGTGAATCGCCGAGACGTGGGGCCCCTCAGCTGTACAGCCCGGAACCGGCACGGCACCCAGGCTTGCTCCGTCACCCTGGAACTCGCAG AGGCGCCACGGTTCGAGTCCATCATGGAGGACGTGGAGGTTGGATCTGGAGAAACGGCTCGTTTTGCCGTCGTGGTGGAAGGGAAGCCCCTGCCCGACATTATGTGGTACAAG GAGGAGGCCCTGTTGGAGGAGAGCAGCCACGTGAGCTTTGTATATGAAGAAAGCGAGTGCTCCTTGGTTGTGCTGAGCACGGGACCCCAAGATGGCGGCGTCTATACCTGCACGGCCCGCAACCTGGCAGGGGAAGTGTCTTGCAAAGCCGAGCTTGCCATTCAAACAG CTCAGACATCCATGGAGATTGAGGGAGCCGGGGAAGATGCAGAGCTGCGGGGACGGAGGCTCAGTGACTTTTATGATATTCATCAGGAGATCGGCAG AGGCGCCTTCTCCTACCTTCGTCGGGTGGTGGAGCGGAGTTCCGGCCTCGAGTTTGCTGCCAAGTTCATCCCAAGCCAGGCCAAGCCCAAGGCATCTGCCCGTCGGGAGGCCGGGCTGTTATCCAGGCTCCAGCACGACTGTGTCATCTACTTCCATGAAGCCTTTGAAAGGCGGCGGGGACTTGTTATTGTCACCGAACT CTGCACTGAAGAACTTCTAGAAAGAATGGCCAGGAAACCAACCGTGTGTGAGTCTGAG ATCCGGACCTATGTGAGGCAGGTTTTGGAGGGACTCGCTTACCTTCACCAGAGCCATGTGCTGCACCTGGATATCAAG CCAGAAAACCTGCTGGTGTGTGATGGGGCTGGGGGCTCAGAGCAAGTGCGAATCTGTGACTTTGGCAATGCCCAGGAGCTAACGCCAGACGAGCCCCAGTACTGCCAGTATGGCACCCCTGAATTCGTGGGGCCCGAGATCGTCAACCAGACACCTGTGTCCGGCGTCACCGATGTGTG GCCTGTCGGTGTGGTTGCCTTCCTCTG TCTGACCGGGATCTCGCCCTTTGTCGGGGAGAATGACCGGACAACACTGATGAACATCCATAACTACAACGTGGCCTTTGAGGAGACGACGTTCCTCAGTCTGAGCCGAGAGGCCCGAGGCTTCCTCATTAAAGTTCTAGTTCAAGACCGGCT GCGACCCACAGCTGAGGAAACCTTGGAGCATCCTTGGTTTAAG GCAACGGAAAAGGGTGCGGATATCAGCACTGACCACCTGAAGCTGTTCCTATCTCGAAGGAGGTGGCAG GCCTGGATGTGCTGGGGGTGCTGGTGA